In Candidatus Nezhaarchaeota archaeon, the sequence TCATCCCACCCGCCTATGGGCTCCACGTAGAGCAAACCGTTGCTAGTTATGCTCTTAATCGTTAGGCCCAGTTCATCCATGTGAGCTATGAGAGCAACGATTGGCTTCCCGCCAACCTTAACGTACAGGTTGCCGATCTCATCAACCTCAAAAGAGGCTTGAGGCACCAGCTCCCTAAACACTGTCATAATCTCGCTCTTAACAGGCTCCTCCCACCCAGAGACCCCTGGCGTCAAGGTGATCCTCATCAATATGTCTAGGGGGTCCATGGATGTCACCGCTAATGCTGCGATAGTAACTCGAGGAAGCTCGTTTAACTACCTTGCGCTCTAAGCCATGAACTCTAGATGTAGCCTGGCTCCAACCTTTCAACCTCACGGTACTCATCATCTAGCCTTATGCAGCCGAGCTTAATCGCCCTGACCCCGTCGACGCACCTCAATGAGGTCGCTATGGTCGCCCTCTTGCCCTTGATGTCGAGCTCCTTCAAGACGCCTATATCCAGGAAGACCCCCCTGTCCCCCATTAGCCCAACCACCAAGCCCCTCTCGAAGCCCTTCGTAACCACTCTAACAATCTTATCGTCGAACGCGCTCTTGATCCTCACGTAAGCCTCCTTCTCCCTAGGCCTCTCAGACAATATGACTACGACGGAGTCTTGAGACAGCTCACAGTACTCAACCTTGCAATTGGCCAATAGCTCTAGCGCTTGAACCACGTCTTGAGGGGCTTCATGGCCACTACCTAGCAGCGAACCAATTATTGCCACCTTATCGAGGTCGATTACGTGCTTGACGACGCCCATCCTGGTGAAGTAGTTGTAGAAGGCCCTCTCTCGAAGCATCCTGCGATCCTCACGATCGCGCTGCCTAACCCAAGGTGACGCTGGCAGCTCCACAACCTCGTAACCAAGAGCTTTAAACTGATTAGTTAGGTGCTTGAGCTCATCACTCCTCTGAAGGGCAACTATCACGTCTGGGCTAATCGACTCGACTAGGTGGAGCTGGTAGGCTCTAGCTGGGCCACCATAGACCATGCCAGGAGTGTCCACCAGCACGACGTCGCTGACCCTCTTGGCCTCGTTTATCAGCTTTGAGGAGCCGACTACCATTGGGAGCAGGTGGCCTGCAGGAGAAGTGGAGCCAACGAAGTACGCAGATGTTGGGTGGAGCTCGTCGAGGAAGGGCACCTGCCTATCAAGGACTCCTAGGCCTATCGTCGTCGGCGGGCCTATGTTCGATTGACCCACATCGCAGTCGACCACCGAGACCCTGAGACCTCGAGCAAAGAGCTTGTTGGCCGTGTAGGTGATGAAGAACGTCTTGCCCGAGTCCACGTGACCCAAGGCTATGACGAGTCGACGACCCTTAAGGGCCACGTCCATGAAGCTCAGCCACTCCTTAGGTATCGTTGACTGCTCAAGCTTGGTTAAGGAGCCACCACCCCTAACCTCCACCCTAGCTCCATGAGGGGACTCCATCAGCGTGGCCTTGGCTGCCGGTATGACGACCTCCTCGCCAACCTTAAGGCTCTTGCCGGAGACCTCTAGGGATCCATCGGTCAGCTTAATCCTCAAGGGCCCCTCAGCGATGAAGTAGCCAGTGAAGCTCTCGACCCTCCCCACGTGGGCCATTAATGGACCCTCTCCAAGCACTTGACACTATTGCTTGAAGCTAGGAGAATATCCAGGAAGCCAACTTTTAAACCTCAATCAGGGCGACCCAATCAACTAATCCCGAGCCGCCTCTAAGGCTCGCCCATTCAGTCGTGTTTGGTGCTAACGCGCTGTCTAGTCCTCCAATGTGAACCTCCACGAGCACCAAGCATTGCTCCTCCTCTCATCTGGTGGTGCGAACAAGCACTCAACCCTCACCTTGGGGTTCACAGCCTTAGCCAGGTTAGTGAAGTAGGCCAAGTCGACCCTCTTGCAAGGAAATATTGGCAAGCCCATCCTAATGCGAGCTTCCTGTGGGTGGCAGTGCGATACTGCGAACACTAGCTCCTTGTCCGTCTCAACTACGATCTCGCTCTCAACCCAGGGGAAGATCGAGTAAATGGTCCTTAAGACTAGAGCCAAGCTCGACAAGTCCTGGCCACTCACGTTGAAGACCCTCTTCACCATCTCAGCCTCCTTCCTACCCAACCTCCCCCACACTTCTGCATCGATATCCGTCGCCACTTCGACCCCAAACTTGCTCTCAACGGCCAAGAACCAGTAACCATCAACTCTGCGCACGTGAAACGCTACTTCCCTCAATAGGTTGATTAGGATGTCGCTTGGGAGCCTCGAGAGCTCAACACCTTGCTTGGCCATAAACACCACCCCAGCCATTACCTCCCATACATCTCTCCTTAATGTGAGGATATTAGCGTTAAGATGCGCTGTTAACTTCGCGTGAGTTCTAGGGTAGGCTTTATCTTCTACGTGGAGCCAAGCGTTAGTTGGTGACGTGAGGTTGGAGGAAGAGGAGTATACGATCGAGCACACTGATCAGCTAGTGTACGTAGCGTTGCCAGGTGGACGCAAGGCCTACTTGAAGTATCGAGTTGAGGGGAACGTTATGAAGCTGATCCAGACCTACACGCCACCAGAGTTTAGAGGTAGGGGTATTGCAGCTCAATTAGTCAAGTACTCCATCGATCTAGCTCGCAGGAACAACTGGCTAATTGAGCCAATATGCAGCTACGCTGTCTACTACTTCATGAAGAGCCCGGGTGAGAGGGATGTTTTGGTGGAGAGGTTTAAGAGGCTTAGCGATGACGAGTGGAGGCAATTGCTTGGAGGAGCGCCATAGCAGCCCCTCTAAGCTCGATGCGGTCCTAAGCATCAGCCTAGTCGGGTCTTATGAAGACGGCCACGTTTATCGCCAAGCAGGCAGACACCACATTCCTATCGTAGCTCCTCAGAGCGCTCAGGATCGATGGGTACTTGCACAAAGCTTGAACGAGGTCTAGGTAGACTAGGAACGTCCTCGCATCCACATTGCCCCCCTGCAAGCGCCAGTACCTCCTCTCATCCCTCTTCACAGCTTCAACCCTCTCACTGATCACTGTGTTCAAGTCTACCTCGAGCTCCCAGAGCCTCTCTGCTTGCGACGTGCTCCAAGAGTAAAGGT encodes:
- a CDS encoding Clp1/GlmU family protein, whose translation is MAHVGRVESFTGYFIAEGPLRIKLTDGSLEVSGKSLKVGEEVVIPAAKATLMESPHGARVEVRGGGSLTKLEQSTIPKEWLSFMDVALKGRRLVIALGHVDSGKTFFITYTANKLFARGLRVSVVDCDVGQSNIGPPTTIGLGVLDRQVPFLDELHPTSAYFVGSTSPAGHLLPMVVGSSKLINEAKRVSDVVLVDTPGMVYGGPARAYQLHLVESISPDVIVALQRSDELKHLTNQFKALGYEVVELPASPWVRQRDREDRRMLRERAFYNYFTRMGVVKHVIDLDKVAIIGSLLGSGHEAPQDVVQALELLANCKVEYCELSQDSVVVILSERPREKEAYVRIKSAFDDKIVRVVTKGFERGLVVGLMGDRGVFLDIGVLKELDIKGKRATIATSLRCVDGVRAIKLGCIRLDDEYREVERLEPGYI
- a CDS encoding DUF6125 family protein, whose amino-acid sequence is MAKQGVELSRLPSDILINLLREVAFHVRRVDGYWFLAVESKFGVEVATDIDAEVWGRLGRKEAEMVKRVFNVSGQDLSSLALVLRTIYSIFPWVESEIVVETDKELVFAVSHCHPQEARIRMGLPIFPCKRVDLAYFTNLAKAVNPKVRVECLFAPPDERRSNAWCSWRFTLED
- a CDS encoding N-acetyltransferase codes for the protein MEEEEYTIEHTDQLVYVALPGGRKAYLKYRVEGNVMKLIQTYTPPEFRGRGIAAQLVKYSIDLARRNNWLIEPICSYAVYYFMKSPGERDVLVERFKRLSDDEWRQLLGGAP